In the Ursus arctos isolate Adak ecotype North America unplaced genomic scaffold, UrsArc2.0 scaffold_5, whole genome shotgun sequence genome, one interval contains:
- the CD14 gene encoding monocyte differentiation antigen CD14 isoform X1 codes for MPYKILPVTVLATSFIAKLPGRVLTAWNSWVAERWGSYQGSQRKEQSDIPGLHKLSGRQRGQIRVWSLQTSGCGCAGRKPEPSLSPPGRRGSEHQTTMVRAPCLLLLLLLPVLCVSEIALEPCEVDDDDFRCFCNFTDPQPEWSSAFQCISAVEVEIHGGGRSLEQFLKGADTDPKEYADMVKALRVRRLTVASAQVPAVLVGAFLRALGYSRLKELTLQDLEVTGAAPPPPLDATGPALSTLILRNVSWATGVAWLTELHQWLKPGLKVLHIAQAHPLAFACAQLRTFPALTTLDLSDNPRLGEHGLTAALCPHKFPALRALVLRNAGIETPNGVCLAMAVAGVQPQHLDLSRNSLRVTAPGAPGCVWPSTLNSLNLSFAGLEQVPKGLPARLSVLDLRCNRLNREPRPEELPKVSNLTLDGNPFLDPEAPNYQEDPTKSGVVPACAHSALAVGMSGTFAVLQRVGGFV; via the exons ATGCCCTACAAGATCCTTCCTGTTACAGTCCTGGCAACATCTTTCATTGCAAAACTTCCCGGAAGGGTACTTACTGCTTGGAATAGTTGGGTGGCAGAGAGGTGGGGGAGTTACCAGGGTtcacagagaaaagaacaaagtgacATCCCAGGGTTACATAAACTCTCAGGCCGCCAAAGAGGACAGATACGCGTGTGGAGCCTACAAACCAGTGGGTGCGGTTGTGCAGGAAGGAAGCCGGAGCCTTCCCTGAGCCCGCCGGGACGCAGAGGCTCGGAGCACCAAACGACCATG GTGCGCGCTCCctgcttgctgctgctgctgctgctgccagtGCTGTGCGTCTCTGAGATCGCACTGGAGCCCTGCGAAGTGGACGACGATGATTTCCGCTGCTTCTGCAACTTCACGGATCCGCAGCCCGAGTGGTCCAGCGCCTTCCAGTGTATAAGTGCCGTCGAGGTGGAGATCCATGGCGGCGGCCGCAGCCTGGAACAATTTCTCAAAGGCGCAGACACCGACCCAAAGGAGTACGCTGACATGGTCAAGGCTCTGCGCGTGCGGCGGCTCACAGTGGCCTCTGCACAGGTTCCTGCTGTGCTTGTGGGCGCCTTCCTGCGTGCGCTGGGATACTCCCGCCTCAAGGAACTAACGCTCCAGGACCTGGAGGTAACCGGCgcagcgccgccgccgcctctgGACGCCACGGGGCCTGCGCTCTCCACCCTCATTCTGCGGAACGTGTCGTGGGCAACGGGAGTTGCCTGGCTCACCGAACTGCACCAGTGGCTGAAGCCGGGCCTCAAGGTACTGCACATTGCGCAAGCACACCCGCTTGCTTTTGCCTGCGCGCAACTCCGCACGTTCCCCGCCCTCACCACCTTAGACCTATCCGACAATCCCCGACTGGGCGAGCATGGACTGACTGCAGCTCTCTGTCCGCACAAGTTCCCAGCCCTCCGGGCTCTAGTTTTACGGAACGCGGGGATAGAGACGCCCAACGGCGTGTGCTTGGCGATGGCGGTGGCGGGTGTGCAACCCCAGCACCTAGACCTCAGCCGCAACTCGCTGCGCGTCACCGCCCCAGGCGCTCCTGGGTGTGTCTGGCCCAGCACACTGAACTCTCTCAACTTGTCCTTCGCTGGGCTGGAGCAGGTGCCTAAGGGACTACCCGCCAGGCTTAGCGTGCTTGATCTTAGGTGCAACAGGCTGAACAGAGAGCCTCGGCCAGAAGAGCTGCCCAAGGTGAGTAACCTGACACTGGATGGGAATCCCTTTCTGGACCCTGAAGCCCCCAACTACCAAGAAGACCCGACGAAGTCTGGCGTGGTCCCAGCCTGCGCGCATTCGGCCCTGGCAGTGGGGATGTCAGGAACCTTCGCGGTACTTCAAAGGGTGGGGGGCTTCGTCTAA
- the TMCO6 gene encoding transmembrane and coiled-coil domain-containing protein 6 isoform X4, translated as MWSGRQSRLRPVGCVVEELRCRRREREAALRKARREQQLISKRLLRDDVLVEAEGGCVAMILGEAEIQQFLQLAQRGTEEKERERALVSLRRGLQHPETQRTFIWLEGSMRTLVGLLTSNQALLQLEAARCLHELSHSEQSAVAEACLPATSYLLTYLSGHSSDFIELCLYTLGNLIVESEAVRRQLLPQGIVPALAACIQSPHLTVLEALGYALSQLLQAKEAPEMIVPSVLGSTLPQNILRLLQPGPKLNLGVAVEFAWCLHYIICSQVNNALLISHGGLSTLAMLLLDVAGAVQRTEDAGLELLACPVLRCLSNLLTEAAVEVMGGPNQLEDERVVVALFILLQFFLQKQPSLLPEGLWLLNNLTANSPCFCTSLLSMDLIEPLLQLLPVSNVVSVLAVEAFLQQSGLQVLEKHQEEAQLQERVHALQQTALHR; from the exons ATGTGGAGCGGGCGGCAGAGCCGCCTCAGGCCGGTGGGCTGCGTCGTGGAGGAGCTACGGTGCCGTCGGCGGGAGCGGGAGGCAG CACTGCGGAAGGCGCGGAGGGAGCAGCAGCTGATCAGTAAGAGGCTGCTGAGAGACGACGTTCTGGTGGAAGCCGAAGGGGGATGTGTGGCCATGATCCTCGGAGAAGCTGAG ATCCAACAGTTCCTCCAGCTGGCGCAGCGGGggacagaggaaaaagagagagagagggctctgGTCAGCCTTCGTCGAGGCTTGCAGCACCCTGAGACACAGCGGACCTTCATCTG GCTGGAGGGCAGCATGCGGACCTTGGTCGGGCTTCTGACCAGCAACCAAGCCCTGTTGCAGCTAGAGGCCGCTCGGTGCCTTCATGAGCTCTCTCATTCTGAGCAGTCTGCGGTGGCTGAGGCCTGCCTGCCAGCCACTTCCTACCTTCTCACCTACCTCTCCGGTCACAGCTCAGACTTTATA GAGCTCTGTCTGTATACACTGGGTAACCTGATTGTGGAGAGTGAGGCTGTGAGAAGGCAGCTCCTGCCACAGGgcattgttccagctttggccgcCTGCATCCAG TCCCCTCATCTGACTGTGCTGGAAGCCCTTGGATATGCCTTGTCCCAGCTCCTGCAGGCTAAGGAAGCTCCAGAGATGATCGTCCC CTCCGTCTTGGGCTCCACTCTCCCCCAGAATATCCTGCGACTATTGCAACCTGGCCCAAAGCTGAACCTTGGGGTCGCTGTGGAGTTTGCCTGGTGCCTGCACTACATCATCTGCAG CCAGGTCAACAACGCCCTGCTTATCTCCCATGGGGGTCTGTCCACTCTGGCGATGCTGCTATTGGACGTGGCTGGGGCTGTCCAGAGAACTGAGGATGCAGGACTGGAGTTG CTGGCATGCCCTGTGCTTCGGTGTCTAAGCAACTTGCTAACAGAAGCAGCAGTGGAGGTTATGGGAGGGCCAAATCAGCTCGAAGATGAGCGTGTTGTGGTGGCCTTATTTATCCTTCTGCAGTTCTTCCTCCAGAAACAGCCCAGCCTACTTCCTGAGGGCCTCTGGCTCCTTAACAACCTCACTG CGAATAGTCCTTGTTTCTGTACCTCCTTGCTCTCTATGGATCTGATCGAGCCCCTCTTGCAGTTGCTTCCAGTTTCTAATGTGGTCAGCGTATTG GCTGTGGAGGCCTTTCTGCAGCAGTCAGGGCTGCAGGTCCTAGAAAAGCATCAGGAGGAGGCACAGCTCCAGGAACGAGTGCATGCTCTTCAGCAGACAGCTCTTCACAGGTGA
- the TMCO6 gene encoding transmembrane and coiled-coil domain-containing protein 6 isoform X1 → MWSGRQSRLRPVGCVVEELRCRRREREAALRKARREQQLISKRLLRDDVLVEAEGGCVAMILGEAEIQQFLQLAQRGTEEKERERALVSLRRGLQHPETQRTFIWLEGSMRTLVGLLTSNQALLQLEAARCLHELSHSEQSAVAEACLPATSYLLTYLSGHSSDFIELCLYTLGNLIVESEAVRRQLLPQGIVPALAACIQSPHLTVLEALGYALSQLLQAKEAPEMIVPSVLGSTLPQNILRLLQPGPKLNLGVAVEFAWCLHYIICSQVNNALLISHGGLSTLAMLLLDVAGAVQRTEDAGLELLACPVLRCLSNLLTEAAVEVMGGPNQLEDERVVVALFILLQFFLQKQPSLLPEGLWLLNNLTANSPCFCTSLLSMDLIEPLLQLLPVSNVVSVLVLTVLCNVAEKGPAYCQRLWPGPLLPCLMGTLASSETEVVGQSLELLQLLFLYRPEVSFGPGTPVLRPLVSPWPLAFLSYSHFSGPGKPVWTPGQNFQLLVGKALFEIEVG, encoded by the exons ATGTGGAGCGGGCGGCAGAGCCGCCTCAGGCCGGTGGGCTGCGTCGTGGAGGAGCTACGGTGCCGTCGGCGGGAGCGGGAGGCAG CACTGCGGAAGGCGCGGAGGGAGCAGCAGCTGATCAGTAAGAGGCTGCTGAGAGACGACGTTCTGGTGGAAGCCGAAGGGGGATGTGTGGCCATGATCCTCGGAGAAGCTGAG ATCCAACAGTTCCTCCAGCTGGCGCAGCGGGggacagaggaaaaagagagagagagggctctgGTCAGCCTTCGTCGAGGCTTGCAGCACCCTGAGACACAGCGGACCTTCATCTG GCTGGAGGGCAGCATGCGGACCTTGGTCGGGCTTCTGACCAGCAACCAAGCCCTGTTGCAGCTAGAGGCCGCTCGGTGCCTTCATGAGCTCTCTCATTCTGAGCAGTCTGCGGTGGCTGAGGCCTGCCTGCCAGCCACTTCCTACCTTCTCACCTACCTCTCCGGTCACAGCTCAGACTTTATA GAGCTCTGTCTGTATACACTGGGTAACCTGATTGTGGAGAGTGAGGCTGTGAGAAGGCAGCTCCTGCCACAGGgcattgttccagctttggccgcCTGCATCCAG TCCCCTCATCTGACTGTGCTGGAAGCCCTTGGATATGCCTTGTCCCAGCTCCTGCAGGCTAAGGAAGCTCCAGAGATGATCGTCCC CTCCGTCTTGGGCTCCACTCTCCCCCAGAATATCCTGCGACTATTGCAACCTGGCCCAAAGCTGAACCTTGGGGTCGCTGTGGAGTTTGCCTGGTGCCTGCACTACATCATCTGCAG CCAGGTCAACAACGCCCTGCTTATCTCCCATGGGGGTCTGTCCACTCTGGCGATGCTGCTATTGGACGTGGCTGGGGCTGTCCAGAGAACTGAGGATGCAGGACTGGAGTTG CTGGCATGCCCTGTGCTTCGGTGTCTAAGCAACTTGCTAACAGAAGCAGCAGTGGAGGTTATGGGAGGGCCAAATCAGCTCGAAGATGAGCGTGTTGTGGTGGCCTTATTTATCCTTCTGCAGTTCTTCCTCCAGAAACAGCCCAGCCTACTTCCTGAGGGCCTCTGGCTCCTTAACAACCTCACTG CGAATAGTCCTTGTTTCTGTACCTCCTTGCTCTCTATGGATCTGATCGAGCCCCTCTTGCAGTTGCTTCCAGTTTCTAATGTGGTCAGCGTATTG GTGCTCACAGTTCTATGCAACGTGGCAGAGAAGGGTCCTGCTTACTGCCAACGTCTGTGGCCAGGGCCCTTGCTCCCCTGCTTGATGGGCACGCTGGCCTCCTCTGAGACTGAAGTAGTAGGTCAGAGTTTAGAGCTGCTGCAACTACTGTTCCTCTATCGGCCAGAGGTGAGTTTTGGCCCTGGTACCCCTGTTCTGAGGCCTCTAGTCTCCCCATGGCCCCTTGCCTTCCTATCCTATagtcacttctctgggcctggcAAGCCTGTGTGGACTCCAGGTCAGAACTTCCAGCTTCTTGTTGGGAAGGCACTCTTCGAAATAGAGGTGGGCTAA
- the CD14 gene encoding monocyte differentiation antigen CD14 isoform X2 — protein MKFAITSTEYLDKYLRVFRRSDLGVGRQRGQIRVWSLQTSGCGCAGRKPEPSLSPPGRRGSEHQTTMVRAPCLLLLLLLPVLCVSEIALEPCEVDDDDFRCFCNFTDPQPEWSSAFQCISAVEVEIHGGGRSLEQFLKGADTDPKEYADMVKALRVRRLTVASAQVPAVLVGAFLRALGYSRLKELTLQDLEVTGAAPPPPLDATGPALSTLILRNVSWATGVAWLTELHQWLKPGLKVLHIAQAHPLAFACAQLRTFPALTTLDLSDNPRLGEHGLTAALCPHKFPALRALVLRNAGIETPNGVCLAMAVAGVQPQHLDLSRNSLRVTAPGAPGCVWPSTLNSLNLSFAGLEQVPKGLPARLSVLDLRCNRLNREPRPEELPKVSNLTLDGNPFLDPEAPNYQEDPTKSGVVPACAHSALAVGMSGTFAVLQRVGGFV, from the exons ATGAAGTTTGCCATCACCTCCACAGAATATCTAGATAAATATCTGAGGGTATTCAGGAGATCAGATTTGGGTGTAG GCCGCCAAAGAGGACAGATACGCGTGTGGAGCCTACAAACCAGTGGGTGCGGTTGTGCAGGAAGGAAGCCGGAGCCTTCCCTGAGCCCGCCGGGACGCAGAGGCTCGGAGCACCAAACGACCATG GTGCGCGCTCCctgcttgctgctgctgctgctgctgccagtGCTGTGCGTCTCTGAGATCGCACTGGAGCCCTGCGAAGTGGACGACGATGATTTCCGCTGCTTCTGCAACTTCACGGATCCGCAGCCCGAGTGGTCCAGCGCCTTCCAGTGTATAAGTGCCGTCGAGGTGGAGATCCATGGCGGCGGCCGCAGCCTGGAACAATTTCTCAAAGGCGCAGACACCGACCCAAAGGAGTACGCTGACATGGTCAAGGCTCTGCGCGTGCGGCGGCTCACAGTGGCCTCTGCACAGGTTCCTGCTGTGCTTGTGGGCGCCTTCCTGCGTGCGCTGGGATACTCCCGCCTCAAGGAACTAACGCTCCAGGACCTGGAGGTAACCGGCgcagcgccgccgccgcctctgGACGCCACGGGGCCTGCGCTCTCCACCCTCATTCTGCGGAACGTGTCGTGGGCAACGGGAGTTGCCTGGCTCACCGAACTGCACCAGTGGCTGAAGCCGGGCCTCAAGGTACTGCACATTGCGCAAGCACACCCGCTTGCTTTTGCCTGCGCGCAACTCCGCACGTTCCCCGCCCTCACCACCTTAGACCTATCCGACAATCCCCGACTGGGCGAGCATGGACTGACTGCAGCTCTCTGTCCGCACAAGTTCCCAGCCCTCCGGGCTCTAGTTTTACGGAACGCGGGGATAGAGACGCCCAACGGCGTGTGCTTGGCGATGGCGGTGGCGGGTGTGCAACCCCAGCACCTAGACCTCAGCCGCAACTCGCTGCGCGTCACCGCCCCAGGCGCTCCTGGGTGTGTCTGGCCCAGCACACTGAACTCTCTCAACTTGTCCTTCGCTGGGCTGGAGCAGGTGCCTAAGGGACTACCCGCCAGGCTTAGCGTGCTTGATCTTAGGTGCAACAGGCTGAACAGAGAGCCTCGGCCAGAAGAGCTGCCCAAGGTGAGTAACCTGACACTGGATGGGAATCCCTTTCTGGACCCTGAAGCCCCCAACTACCAAGAAGACCCGACGAAGTCTGGCGTGGTCCCAGCCTGCGCGCATTCGGCCCTGGCAGTGGGGATGTCAGGAACCTTCGCGGTACTTCAAAGGGTGGGGGGCTTCGTCTAA
- the TMCO6 gene encoding transmembrane and coiled-coil domain-containing protein 6 isoform X2: MWSGRQSRLRPVGCVVEELRCRRREREAALRKARREQQLISKRLLRDDVLVEAEGGCVAMILGEAEIQQFLQLAQRGTEEKERERALVSLRRGLQHPETQRTFIWLEGSMRTLVGLLTSNQALLQLEAARCLHELSHSEQSAVAEACLPATSYLLTYLSGHSSDFIELCLYTLGNLIVESEAVRRQLLPQGIVPALAACIQSPHLTVLEALGYALSQLLQAKEAPEMIVPSVLGSTLPQNILRLLQPGPKLNLGVAVEFAWCLHYIICSQVNNALLISHGGLSTLAMLLLDVAGAVQRTEDAGLELLACPVLRCLSNLLTEAAVEVMGGPNQLEDERVVVALFILLQFFLQKQPSLLPEGLWLLNNLTANSPCFCTSLLSMDLIEPLLQLLPVSNVVSVLVLTVLCNVAEKGPAYCQRLWPGPLLPCLMGTLASSETEVVGQSLELLQLLFLYRPEAVEAFLQQSGLQVLEKHQEEAQLQERVHALQQTALHR; this comes from the exons ATGTGGAGCGGGCGGCAGAGCCGCCTCAGGCCGGTGGGCTGCGTCGTGGAGGAGCTACGGTGCCGTCGGCGGGAGCGGGAGGCAG CACTGCGGAAGGCGCGGAGGGAGCAGCAGCTGATCAGTAAGAGGCTGCTGAGAGACGACGTTCTGGTGGAAGCCGAAGGGGGATGTGTGGCCATGATCCTCGGAGAAGCTGAG ATCCAACAGTTCCTCCAGCTGGCGCAGCGGGggacagaggaaaaagagagagagagggctctgGTCAGCCTTCGTCGAGGCTTGCAGCACCCTGAGACACAGCGGACCTTCATCTG GCTGGAGGGCAGCATGCGGACCTTGGTCGGGCTTCTGACCAGCAACCAAGCCCTGTTGCAGCTAGAGGCCGCTCGGTGCCTTCATGAGCTCTCTCATTCTGAGCAGTCTGCGGTGGCTGAGGCCTGCCTGCCAGCCACTTCCTACCTTCTCACCTACCTCTCCGGTCACAGCTCAGACTTTATA GAGCTCTGTCTGTATACACTGGGTAACCTGATTGTGGAGAGTGAGGCTGTGAGAAGGCAGCTCCTGCCACAGGgcattgttccagctttggccgcCTGCATCCAG TCCCCTCATCTGACTGTGCTGGAAGCCCTTGGATATGCCTTGTCCCAGCTCCTGCAGGCTAAGGAAGCTCCAGAGATGATCGTCCC CTCCGTCTTGGGCTCCACTCTCCCCCAGAATATCCTGCGACTATTGCAACCTGGCCCAAAGCTGAACCTTGGGGTCGCTGTGGAGTTTGCCTGGTGCCTGCACTACATCATCTGCAG CCAGGTCAACAACGCCCTGCTTATCTCCCATGGGGGTCTGTCCACTCTGGCGATGCTGCTATTGGACGTGGCTGGGGCTGTCCAGAGAACTGAGGATGCAGGACTGGAGTTG CTGGCATGCCCTGTGCTTCGGTGTCTAAGCAACTTGCTAACAGAAGCAGCAGTGGAGGTTATGGGAGGGCCAAATCAGCTCGAAGATGAGCGTGTTGTGGTGGCCTTATTTATCCTTCTGCAGTTCTTCCTCCAGAAACAGCCCAGCCTACTTCCTGAGGGCCTCTGGCTCCTTAACAACCTCACTG CGAATAGTCCTTGTTTCTGTACCTCCTTGCTCTCTATGGATCTGATCGAGCCCCTCTTGCAGTTGCTTCCAGTTTCTAATGTGGTCAGCGTATTG GTGCTCACAGTTCTATGCAACGTGGCAGAGAAGGGTCCTGCTTACTGCCAACGTCTGTGGCCAGGGCCCTTGCTCCCCTGCTTGATGGGCACGCTGGCCTCCTCTGAGACTGAAGTAGTAGGTCAGAGTTTAGAGCTGCTGCAACTACTGTTCCTCTATCGGCCAGAG GCTGTGGAGGCCTTTCTGCAGCAGTCAGGGCTGCAGGTCCTAGAAAAGCATCAGGAGGAGGCACAGCTCCAGGAACGAGTGCATGCTCTTCAGCAGACAGCTCTTCACAGGTGA
- the NDUFA2 gene encoding NADH dehydrogenase [ubiquinone] 1 alpha subcomplex subunit 2 — protein sequence MAAAAASRGIGAKLGLREIRLHLCQRSPGSQGVREFIEKRYVELKKANPGLPVLIRECSDVQPKLWARYAFGQEKNVSLNNFSADQVTRAVENVLSSKA from the exons ATGGCGGCTGCAGCAGCGAGTCGCGGGATCGGGGCCAAACTTGGCCTGCGTGAGATTCGCCTCCATTTGTGCCAGCGCTCGCCCGGCAGCCAGGGCGTCAG GGAATTCATCGAGAAACGCTATGTGGAGCTGAAGAAGGCGAACCCTGGCCTGCCCGTTCTAATCCGCGAGTGTTCTGATGTGCAGCCCAAACTCTGGGCCCGCTACG CATTTGGACAAGAGAAGAATGTCTCTTTGAACAACTTCAGTGCTGATCAGGTAACCAGAGCCGTGGAGAATGTGCTAAGTAGCAAGGCCTGA
- the TMCO6 gene encoding transmembrane and coiled-coil domain-containing protein 6 isoform X3 yields the protein MWSGRQSRLRPVGCVVEELRCRRREREAALRKARREQQLISKRLLRDDVLVEAEGGCVAMILGEAEIQQFLQLAQRGTEEKERERALVSLRRGLQHPETQRTFIWLEGSMRTLVGLLTSNQALLQLEAARCLHELSHSEQSAVAEACLPATSYLLTYLSGHSSDFIELCLYTLGNLIVESEAVRRQLLPQGIVPALAACIQSPHLTVLEALGYALSQLLQAKEAPEMIVPSVLGSTLPQNILRLLQPGPKLNLGVAVEFAWCLHYIICSQVNNALLISHGGLSTLAMLLLDVAGAVQRTEDAGLELFFLQKQPSLLPEGLWLLNNLTANSPCFCTSLLSMDLIEPLLQLLPVSNVVSVLVLTVLCNVAEKGPAYCQRLWPGPLLPCLMGTLASSETEVVGQSLELLQLLFLYRPEVSFGPGTPVLRPLVSPWPLAFLSYSHFSGPGKPVWTPGQNFQLLVGKALFEIEVG from the exons ATGTGGAGCGGGCGGCAGAGCCGCCTCAGGCCGGTGGGCTGCGTCGTGGAGGAGCTACGGTGCCGTCGGCGGGAGCGGGAGGCAG CACTGCGGAAGGCGCGGAGGGAGCAGCAGCTGATCAGTAAGAGGCTGCTGAGAGACGACGTTCTGGTGGAAGCCGAAGGGGGATGTGTGGCCATGATCCTCGGAGAAGCTGAG ATCCAACAGTTCCTCCAGCTGGCGCAGCGGGggacagaggaaaaagagagagagagggctctgGTCAGCCTTCGTCGAGGCTTGCAGCACCCTGAGACACAGCGGACCTTCATCTG GCTGGAGGGCAGCATGCGGACCTTGGTCGGGCTTCTGACCAGCAACCAAGCCCTGTTGCAGCTAGAGGCCGCTCGGTGCCTTCATGAGCTCTCTCATTCTGAGCAGTCTGCGGTGGCTGAGGCCTGCCTGCCAGCCACTTCCTACCTTCTCACCTACCTCTCCGGTCACAGCTCAGACTTTATA GAGCTCTGTCTGTATACACTGGGTAACCTGATTGTGGAGAGTGAGGCTGTGAGAAGGCAGCTCCTGCCACAGGgcattgttccagctttggccgcCTGCATCCAG TCCCCTCATCTGACTGTGCTGGAAGCCCTTGGATATGCCTTGTCCCAGCTCCTGCAGGCTAAGGAAGCTCCAGAGATGATCGTCCC CTCCGTCTTGGGCTCCACTCTCCCCCAGAATATCCTGCGACTATTGCAACCTGGCCCAAAGCTGAACCTTGGGGTCGCTGTGGAGTTTGCCTGGTGCCTGCACTACATCATCTGCAG CCAGGTCAACAACGCCCTGCTTATCTCCCATGGGGGTCTGTCCACTCTGGCGATGCTGCTATTGGACGTGGCTGGGGCTGTCCAGAGAACTGAGGATGCAGGACTGGAGTTG TTCTTCCTCCAGAAACAGCCCAGCCTACTTCCTGAGGGCCTCTGGCTCCTTAACAACCTCACTG CGAATAGTCCTTGTTTCTGTACCTCCTTGCTCTCTATGGATCTGATCGAGCCCCTCTTGCAGTTGCTTCCAGTTTCTAATGTGGTCAGCGTATTG GTGCTCACAGTTCTATGCAACGTGGCAGAGAAGGGTCCTGCTTACTGCCAACGTCTGTGGCCAGGGCCCTTGCTCCCCTGCTTGATGGGCACGCTGGCCTCCTCTGAGACTGAAGTAGTAGGTCAGAGTTTAGAGCTGCTGCAACTACTGTTCCTCTATCGGCCAGAGGTGAGTTTTGGCCCTGGTACCCCTGTTCTGAGGCCTCTAGTCTCCCCATGGCCCCTTGCCTTCCTATCCTATagtcacttctctgggcctggcAAGCCTGTGTGGACTCCAGGTCAGAACTTCCAGCTTCTTGTTGGGAAGGCACTCTTCGAAATAGAGGTGGGCTAA